From the genome of Gambusia affinis linkage group LG04, SWU_Gaff_1.0, whole genome shotgun sequence:
aaaactgaaacatcttgCTGGGAATCCTTAATTTCCTTTAAACCAAAGATTTCAGAACTGAGTTCGTGGACCAAACGTCTCGGCCGGATCATCTCGtcctgttttctgctctctGATTCTCTGATTCATGAGGCGGACGACAGGCCCCGGCATGCGCCGCTCTCTTtgccctcctcctccccctgcAGCTCCTTTTTTCCAGGCTCCCTCCAGTATGTGGGTGGCCACTGGGCCAACTGGCAGCAAAAGCTCCACAGACGTCAAAAACAGCTCGGAAAAAACTTACAGTTGGgcagaaaaaaaggaggaaaaaggacattttaagcAAGTGACGTAATCAAGTGATGAAATAACAGAGATGAAAAGTCAGGAGTTTGTGAAAAgtgtatttctttgtgttttacatgcactgttatttaagaaaataagtgCATTTGATCACTTGGTTTCCCTTTAAAAGataaagttacttttacttCCTGAAGAAAAGCAGGATTCAGAgcaggaaacaaacatttttggcatttttccTCCCCAACAGCCACTCAGAGGAACACCGGCTCGTTATTTTTATCCTTAAACTATCGTTCACAAGTTGATTTACTCACACAGATGGTCATAGCTCCTGCCCCCATTCTTCCACCAAAAAAACTCCAGCAGAGGCTTAAAGATGAGGGGCAAAACTGCAgatttcctcctcttcctcctcctctgtcagaGGAAAAACCCCAGACCTCTGCCCAGAGGTCCTCCTTTAGCCCTCAACATTTGaatgctccaaaagcagaaagaagaTCCAGTTATGAAGAGTTTGTTGGTCAGTCAGTGCCGGTAGATTCAGCGCCGTTCAGCCCCATGAGGCACAGATTAGTCCCTCTTCCTCCCTTTTTATTCCCCTCTGCTCTCCATGCTGAAACCCGAGCCGAGCTCTCCCATTGGCTCACCGAGGCGCTCATGTGACTCGGGATAAAATCCCAAACATGAACAAGTCCTGCAGATTCTCTGCAAGGAAATGAGGCTGGGAAGATAGAGGATGATAAcagggaggagaggaaaggaagaCTGGCCGCTGGGATAAAATCAATTCATTATTCaaatattagattaaaaaagaaactacattCAGAGGTTTTATTAGTAACTGGCAGCTGTAAATATTgatgtttatgatttttaaaaacttttaaacaaagtttataGATTTATAATTTGGAACTCGAGTAAAAATCccaattttttacattttttaaaatggtgaCCATTTGTTACTGTTCagcacacattttattttatgatataaTTTTATACAGCGATGAAGAAACCCATTCAAACAAAATCTGAGTATtgattagaaaaatgtttgttttctcacacCTGACAGATTTAAAGTTAAGATAATTTCATTCAACCAAGAATTGTATTATGGAGAAAATAATAGCAggtaaaataatacaaaagttAAAAGAAGTGACaggtttgaaaaaagaaaaaaggctttGGGATAAAACTTTTGTTTGGATTTGAATTGAATCACCATAGTAACTAGTGGCTCATCATTTTTGGGTTAATTGATTATTCTTTTCTGATTAATCCATCACCAGGTAAGTTTCCatctttttaaaagcagtaagatgacaaaaatgtgactttgcCCTCAAAgtataacaaaaatattgtaacatttaaaaaaattaagtggcACAACTAAACAGGAAATTGAAATATAAACTCAAATGTGCAAATatattcaattttatttgaacataaatgtgattgtaaacaaatacaaacattattaAATACTCTCTACTCTCACTTTTATGTAgttaagacaataaaacacaactctGACAGCATTTCATCTTGATCTGTGCAGATTTCATAtcgttttgttattttcataaATGAACTTCCGGATGCTGTTCTCGATCCAGTGGCTGAAGGCCGACACTCGGGTGAACACCGACGGTTTCTTGTCTTTGATGCAGCCCTGCGGTCCGAAGCTGACCACACCGTGCACCTCCCATTTCCCAGCGGTGGAGCAGGCAAACGGACCGCCGGAGTCACCCTGCAGGGCAGCAGAACAAACTTCTGATGCATGAGGACGTTCAGACGAGACGACGACTCGTTTCTGTGTCCTTGAATTTGGGGCGAACGGTTTATTAATAACCTGGGGGAGTGAAACCTGACTGAGGTTTTATTGACCTGTTTAGTGCTTTCTGTAGCTCTGAGACTCTAATTGTCGCATGTTCCTGCTCGCATGGTTGGTCATTACGACAAACAGATAATGCCAGAATGTTCTTTTTGTCCAATTATAGCTGCAATCTGGGCAGCGGCGATTTCTAATCAAGGTTGAGCGACCGCAAACAAAACAGCCGGCTGATTGTGGAATAAAAAGACGACCCAGCTACGTGACACTTATGTAACGTTggaagacttttaaaaaagaaatcatcagTTTTTCAAAGTGGGCTTCCTGGTTGGCCACAAGGGGGCGCTACTAAGGCCTCAGAAAGTTAAATGAAGAATTTTATATGATGctaaaacttggaaatttcagtttgaaaagttgaaaattagttataaaaaaatcaaattttacacTTAGAATTTGtgataataaatttaaaaatttaaaaattttaaactttgtcaaaaatttgctaaaaaactCAGATATTGTGAAaagaattttctagaaaaatatgtgaaatttcTGCAggatcaaaaatctgaaaaattaaacttctaacactgaaaatttctgaaagtagaaaaattttaacttctgaaactgagaaattttaaggtgtttttgtataaaattcctgagattaatctaaaaatttctaagtttttcgaacatttttttttacttttcaaagtcacaaatttccttgtttttcttcgAACAAGTTTCTcggtaaaaatatattaaaagaaactgtcCAGCAGTTCTAAAATCTCATGACTGACTAAGTCAGAAGTTATGAGGCAgaattcaataattattaaatagtaaataacaggggaaaaaaacacaattaaaagtTTCTTCACATGTTTTGCAGCATGTAAAGCATGCTACATTGTTTGTGGGTTTGCAAAGGGATTTCCCAGCAAGTAGCTAATGCTGCTTTGGGGACCAAGGCATGGAAAGGTTTGTGAACCCCTGGTCTAAACTGTCCTGGGTTTATTTTCAGAGTGTGTGGTTGTGTGCGAACCTGGCAGGCAGATTTCAGCTCGTCGGGGGATTCATAGCCGGCGCAGATCATGGAAGGCCGAACCGTGTCCCACCAGTACGAAGGTTTGCTGCAGGTCTGGAAGTCAACAACTGGAAGAGCTGCTTGGTTCAACGACTTAGCCACAACAGGGAACAAATTACCtgagaaaaccaaaatgtttcagatgttaCAAGTTGTGAAATCTATCACCAGGGCTTGTTACTAATGTCTGTTCCAATATTTTGTACTGAAGTTGGAAAAACAACGTTATAGGCTGCTGCTCCCCCTGCATGGATAAACTACAAGACTCTTAAAACCCTCACActggaaaataataaagtcttaccaagtatttttggtccattttctagtgcaaatgtcttagtacacttgaaacaagacaaaactaacatacaagtaatttttcaacaagacacaggagcttgttttaagtcaagtCCTTCATATTTAATGTGCTGGTTCCACTGGccgattatttcacttataactagtaGAGGTGGGTGATATTGCCAGAAATTTTTattagaatatattttcttaaatacctCGACAACAATATCACAGATGATATTCcacatttctacttttttgtttttgtggcgtGAGTGGattctttaatttattcatttaactttttttttttataaacagtcGCTAGATTAAATATATCAATTACACAATACTTTTAGTGCACCAAAGAaactacaaaatacataaatataaaagatgTAAACTAATTTGGCTaacaaaaaagtctgaaataagctgtcaaatagaaataaaaatacttaaaactgTTGTGGTtcaacagaacattttaataaaaccaagaatcttgttttaatataaaaggaaacttttttattaaaaatactcaACACCAAAATATGTCTACCTTTCTCGTCTCCCCATCCTGTGACGAAGCACGGCGTCCCCGCCGGCATCACGGCTCCGGGCTTCGGCAGACAAACGGGGCTGATTTCCCTGGTCATGTTGACGGGCTCGCTCAGATGCACCAGGGCGATGTCATCGGTGATGTCAGAGGGATCCTGCTCATACACGAAGCCCTCGTGTCGGATTATCTCGTCCACCTGGAAGCACTTCTCCGCCGAGGGAACGTCCATGGAGGAGTTCATGTGGTGTTTTCCCAAACACATGCGGTGCAAGGAGGGTTTGTTCAGAGGGCTGAGGAGCACATAggacattaatatttaatatgctTCAATACTCTAACAGTTATCGATTAAACATGATTTAATAGAAAGCAGAGCAGGTAAATAGATTTTCAGAGTGCTTAGTGTCAAAAACAACTGCTTGAATGTCAAAGATGGAGCTGAGACAACTAAACAACCAACTTAAGCTAAAATGTGTtgataatacaataaaaaagtttatttattgtgaaagaTACTGACAACATAAAACAGTGAGCAGCAGTAAGGACCCATTCCTCGTGAATCAAAGAGCCTCCACAGTTGTGCAGGTATGGTATGGGAGGCAAGAGTGTCGccttcagaaacaagaaaacaaaacaacattattttaaaattagaacatttattaatttaataataagaGGACACACCTACGTCAAAGTATTAGGGAAAGgctaaaagattatttaaaattataataagtCATAATATTAGAAGGAAAAATTTATAGTATTATgagataaaatcaaaatatagagtcaaaatattaattcaattcaaaaatactttattaacaCCAAGGGGAAAttaagtaataaataataaatgaaaataataaaattttataataaactaaaattaaataataaataccaGAATAAGTCagaataatatgaaaataaagtaataatttaatgtgAACTACAGGCAGCTACATTAAAATGTGTAATGTTGAGCATCTCTCAACGTTAttctttgttgttgattttgcaAATAAGGATAAACCTCATCTTctaacacatcagcatcaaattattatcagcaGCTGGACTTTGAAATATTGTGCAAATGACTGAGGGACTTCAAAGAAGAACCAACGCTGCTGAACTTTGCTCTCATTAAAGGAACTTTTTCCTGTAATTTTTATTGTTAGTTTCTAGTGTTTTAGGTCCAGAAATTCTCAATTTAATAACTAGAAATGACAGGACTGCTGAATATAAACAGACTACTGTGTGAGTTTTTCTAAGCATTGGAGCAAAAATAATCATGGAAACAAAAGTGTAAATAGTcctaaaaagctttttttctaattacttTATAACAGGAAGGCGGGAAAGCAGAAGGTTATTGCACCTGTATTGAGACCTGCCAAGGCCAGGAGTGCGGGATGGCCTCCTCCCCGTTGACAACACGCTGAGTCGTCGTTTTAGGTTTCACTGCTGGATTTCCACAATCTTCTGGCCAATCTGAGAGCAGAAAGTTTGAAACCTAAACTTTATGCTGTAATCCAGGACTAAGAATGTGTTTATATGTCATCAACAAACTCAATCAAAGagcttacactgcaaaaacacaaaatcttaccaagaatttGCATCTAAattatagtgcaaatatctctgTACTATCTTAATTAAACTGTCTTTGGaaaacagtgtcttcagtcagaggcctcttcaaaTGTGCTGTAATACAGACCGCTACAGCTAACAGCCAGCATcactatctacaataactccTCGACAATTTGAATTAACAACATATCATTTCCtattgggatcaataaagtacttttgaatttgaactgtacatttaaaataagataacaggaaaaaaagtaaaaacatgctGACATGGTGCTACTCTTCCATGAGGAAATGTTTGGGTGCTCTTCCCACCTCTGAAGATCAGGACTATAGAACAACATGTCATCTATTTGTCCCAGCATTAAGAAACCTCAGAGGAGAGTTAGCAGCAGCTAGTTTAGCTGGTTCCACTCACTGATAGTGATGTTGTCCCAGGGgtttggaggaggaggaggtaaAGTCGGAACAACAGTAGCATTAGTGGTCCAGTAACCTCGAAAACCTTTCTGCTGATCTGCACCATTACTCAAAAAGCGGATGACCGCCGTGTTGCTGGGGATGGTGATGGTGGTTGGTGGGGCGAAGCCGCAGAACCGACCTggatgacagaaaaagaaaacaaggttaCTAAAGAATTAACTGAACAAAGATTGAATCTGTGTGAGGGCAACAAACCAAGTGATGCCATGGTTTCTCCGTTAAAGATCTCCACGTAGTCCACACAGTTTCCAAACATGTTAACAGCTTGCAGCTCGAAGTCAGTGAACGCCACGTGAATGTTTTCTGCCGAGGGAACGTTGATGAGCCATGTGCAGACGCTCTGCGCGTTGTAGTCACTGGGCCAGTTTGGAGAGGTGATTTCCCCCTGGTTGCTGCTGAAACGTCCTCCacatggagctgcagcagaatgaAACAACACGTCATGTGACAGCTGCATGTGTTGTGTCTCATTCCACCAGGTTTACATCCCGTCTCACCCTCTGTAGGGTCCACCGCCTTCCAGGTCACAGTGAAGCCAGAGTCGACCACCTTGCCGTTAGTGGAGAAGCTGATTTGAAGTTTATTTCCATCACTCACCAAATCTGCAGGGGGAACATGACTGCAGTAGATCCCTGTTGGAAACAAGAAGGAATTCTTCAGATAGCAGTTATgttcttaaatattattttatcaatcaaatcaaagcagtttttatgtgTATGCTACCAAATTGCACCAATCACTCCCTTCACTTTTTCGCCAAAACTCGATCAttgaaattcacacaaaatcaacagatcctcacacttttttgtgctaatgcataattgtggaTTTACTGCAAAATTTCCTCACAAATGGCAAAAACGATGGGGATTAAGTGATGCTACTTCACACCTGTAGATGGCAGTATTTCATGCTTCTACTACgctgctgcctcagctttacTTAATGTCAAGTGACGagtaacaaaatgtgacatttactGTCATGCAGAAGcgcaaatattgcaaaatgtctcgtaaatatttctaaagtggCTCCACATAATCTCCAcccaaaaaatctgaaaaacaatcaTAATCTTGGTGGGACAGTATTATTATCTTTCTGcaaggagtttgcatgttctccctgtgcatggtgggttctctccagttTCTcaagcttcctcccacagtccaaaaacatgactgtcaggttaattggtctctctaaattctccctaggtgtgagtgtgcgtgtgagtggttgtgtgtcctgtgtgtctctgtgttgccctgcgacagactggcgacctgtccaggatgaacccacctctcgcccagatcatagctggagaggaaccagcaaccctcccgaccccataaGGGACTAGGATGGtataaaatggatggatggatctgcAGGTTTAAGTCAGACCTAAAACCTTCGACATTTGAGTCCAAGacgcatttttttttcacatgttgttaTTCTTTTTATGTGCAAGAAGCTTTGTATGGTCCCTTAATagataaaataatgtatttcattttttagaTCCTTATTTGTAACTCTAGTTTTACAATTCTATAAATTATGATTTACTTGAGACGTATTCATAAGAAATCACAAGTATTTGTTGTTTATCTAGTGGATTTATTCCTTTggagattttaatattttgctctTGCTTTGTTCTTTATGggcaggttttgttttgcaagTCAGGAAACATTCGAGCAAGAAGAAGGAGGTCAAAAATGTCAATCTTTCGCAGGAGCAACACTTTGTCACCTGACTGAcatgtttttgctgaaaataacAGGCTGTGGCAGACTTTCACACACCCAGACTTCCCAGATTGTCTGTGAGGCTGACTTTGTCGTTCATGCACAGCTGACTCTCCTCCAGGGAGAAACTGGCGAAGTGGAGGTGCACCAGTTTCCCTGCAGGCGCCTCGATGTTCCACTGGCAGCGGGCGTTGTTGCTGTAGGCGGCGGGGTAACTCATCGACGACACTGTGCCGCCTTCGCCGGACAAATACTTCGGCCCTCCACAACCTGATGCTGCACAGAAAAACCACAAGGTGAATAATGGGAGCACTCATGCTCTGGTTTTCTTGACAAAGTGGGTGATTTCAGGCAAATAGATTCATACTGTGCTCATTGTAGAGCTCCCTGCGGATGACATTTGAGATCCAAGGAAGGTAGGCTGAGGAGCGGGTGAACACGGAGGGCTTTTTGTTCATTATGCATCCAATAGGACCGAAGCTGGTGATACCATGAACCTCCCAGAGACCACCAGGTGCGTCTTGGCAAACCAGTGGACCCCCCGAGTCTCCCTGTCAAAGTTACAAAcccaaaatgaaacacattctTCACAGagtgtcattttatttcagcttctgTGGCTTGTTTTACCTGACAGACAGACTTCAGCTCGTCAGGTAGTGTGTATCCGCAGCAGATCATGGAGGTCTTCACCTGGAACCACCAGTAATCCATTCGTTTACAGGTGTCATACGGGACAACAGGAAGGGCCACCTGGTTGAGCGTCTCTGAAGCTTTAGCATTCATGAAATCACCTGATTAAACACATAAAGCATTTTGATGATCAGGAggaatatttcattttctgtccaGCAGGTGGCATAAAACCTTTGAGACACAGACTGGAGGATCAGTGTTGCCAGATTGGGCTGGTTTCCACTCAATTGAAATGAACAGCTAAAGTGTGGTATTAATATTTGGGCtgcttttcaaaacatttggctGGTTTTTAGGAAATGTTGACagggaaaatatttcttattgtgtgaaaggaaagcaaaacaatttaaaaaaaccaaacaaacaatgtTCTTGCGCTCATTTTATTAGTTCCTGTATTCTGAAATATcatatgaagtatttttggtgtagtttctactgcaaatatcttagtacacttgaaataagataaatctaaccacaaaagaaaaaatcagcaagaaaaaggattttgttttaagtcaataataccttaatattgatgaaaaataattagttccactggcagactgtttttcttcctgggacttttttaaaatcaaaagtaagtaattattgacttaaactagttcctcttttttctgaaaagttactcatgctttatttcaaatgcacaggaaactagaccaaaaataccaaagattttgtgtttttgcagtgtagaacCTGTCCAATGTGACATCAACAATGATTAATTGTCGTTGGTTGATTAAGTGTCGTAGTAGTGGTGTATCATAGAAATCCCAAtgatataaaaactaaaagtctcATGgcatctggttctggtcagccAACCAAAATAATGTGAATTTAGGTTAGAGGCTGAGATTTgggctgtatttttttttgtgttttttgatcTGGGGACCCAGAGGATCAAGCGGCAGTTTGATACTCTACACTggtttgaaaatggaaaaatgaccGACTAGCTTTGCtgaacatgaagaagaaacagcACCTGTCTCGTCCCCCCAGCCTGTGGCGTAGCACTTCTTTCCTTCAGGAAGGATTTCCTCCTCAGAGGGAAGGCAAGCGAAGGAAATCTGATCTGTGGGAGCGGCGTCCTCAACCAGCCTCACCAGCGCAATGTCAAACTCCACAGTGGGAACTGTGGGATACTGGAAGCCCTCGTGGCGATAGATGCCAGAGATGCTGATGCAACGTTCACTTGGCTCTGCGGTGGTCAGGTTGTGTTTGCCGAGGCACATACGCCAGCGCTGCAGCTCATCTGCATATCTGGGGGATGAATTAAATGAGGgttagactttattttattaagctATAGAGCCTGGCAAAAGTTTTCACatctcttgaacttttttacagGTTAATGAAAAAGCTGTATTTCAAGAGTTAAATAACTTCTTAACTATGACCAGTCAGAGCGATTTCTGTGCTCAGTACAGTAGCTccagtcaaagtgttcaatgtgtacactgcaaaaacacaaaatctcaccaagtttTTTTGGTCTcgattctagtgcaaatatcttaacgcacttgaaataaatcaataatagctcataagtaacttttcagcaagatataggaactTGCTTTAAGgcaataattcataaatattgatgaaaaagtattagttccactggcacattatttcactgataacacgggaaaaatgttttgttataagtaaaataatcttccaagtcatttttcatcaatattaaggatttattgacttaaaacaagctcctatatcttctGAAGTATAAAAAGTTACTTCTCAGttaatttttgtcttatttcaagtgcactaaaaactaaaccACAAATACTTGgttggattttatgtttttgcagtgtatgaaCTGGAGAACAACCACAGCGTTTGTACAGTTTGT
Proteins encoded in this window:
- the zgc:154142 gene encoding ovochymase-2, coding for MDLEKGKRRSRILSNLEKMLMFLFITITCVCIALITLYFTDKPDSSAQSEGCGGPQELTGESGTFTSWNYPSSYDNGVSCTWSITVDPEKVIHLWFEEFALEETQLCTGDLVTLRDTLGSISKYCGYTKPKPLVTLSNHLTVFFDTNDRKTDQGFKAHYKAVTPEFASEIAGAGGFLQGDQGNLMTPGFPGQNYPNGALYQWRITVPEGERVRLTFTTFDLVPDVCGDFVQIYDGHKAGSALVGKFCGGTVPKPVESSRNTMVVRFKSDNSLTSKGFQATYTKSSLPPVITPTTTKAPSTTTTKTTPPPTTSGSGGPVIIEGRKGVIQSAGFPNSYPAHSNNSWKISVSKGFLVKLQITDLAITGETGQCKDDKLIISDNYSILGTHCGYILPPLVVSASNTISVNFQSDSRLTDRGFSAEFEAVYLEDIADIQGCGFSSKEETGVIKSQNWPMNYKANTECMWNIAVPLGKKITLTFTHFDLEAKDFITSKCYDNVMLFDISGLTSALNQKHGPLCGTNLPNSIQTKGNRLLIRFHADMFTEAKGFRAYWTTDPSVPAPTEPPAEKNPWDGIPIDWPERCGKPAVPPSVVSRIVNGEEAVAHSWPWQVSMQVWPASQPEPKFFHTCGGTLIHKNWVLTAAHCFIRYADELQRWRMCLGKHNLTTAEPSERCISISGIYRHEGFQYPTVPTVEFDIALVRLVEDAAPTDQISFACLPSEEEILPEGKKCYATGWGDETGDFMNAKASETLNQVALPVVPYDTCKRMDYWWFQVKTSMICCGYTLPDELKSVCQGDSGGPLVCQDAPGGLWEVHGITSFGPIGCIMNKKPSVFTRSSAYLPWISNVIRRELYNEHTSGCGGPKYLSGEGGTVSSMSYPAAYSNNARCQWNIEAPAGKLVHLHFASFSLEESQLCMNDKVSLTDNLGSLGIYCSHVPPADLVSDGNKLQISFSTNGKVVDSGFTVTWKAVDPTEAPCGGRFSSNQGEITSPNWPSDYNAQSVCTWLINVPSAENIHVAFTDFELQAVNMFGNCVDYVEIFNGETMASLGRFCGFAPPTTITIPSNTAVIRFLSNGADQQKGFRGYWTTNATVVPTLPPPPPNPWDNITINWPEDCGNPAVKPKTTTQRVVNGEEAIPHSWPWQVSIQATLLPPIPYLHNCGGSLIHEEWVLTAAHCFMFPLNKPSLHRMCLGKHHMNSSMDVPSAEKCFQVDEIIRHEGFVYEQDPSDITDDIALVHLSEPVNMTREISPVCLPKPGAVMPAGTPCFVTGWGDEKGNLFPVVAKSLNQAALPVVDFQTCSKPSYWWDTVRPSMICAGYESPDELKSACQGDSGGPFACSTAGKWEVHGVVSFGPQGCIKDKKPSVFTRVSAFSHWIENSIRKFIYENNKTI